The Calothrix sp. PCC 7507 DNA segment AATATAAATCCAGGTGTTTTCCACAAAGAATGCCAACCTAATGTGTGTAAGAAGCTCTTAGCTATACCTAAAATACCTTGAATTTGGTAACCCAAGTACGCTCGAAGTAGCAATCCTTTGATCTTGCTCCTAGGAACATAGATAAATATGCATTTGAGCATTATCCATATCCCTTGGGTAACATATGAAACGTATAAAATCTCAGCCCAACTTTTGAAGAATTTAGATTCTTTACCTCCTAACCGTAACAGAGGTTCACTATTCCAAGGATCAAATGCTGTGAACTTTGTGGAGAAATTCCAATGGGGACGGATAAAAATTTTTCCACTCTCGTTGAGCATACAAGCAGCAAAGCTAAAGATGCTATTGCTAATACATACTATGTCACAGTTGCTCAACATGAAAAAGTCAATGTAAAACTCTATATTTAACTCTTTCATTTCTGCCGGCAAATTTACATTCAAATCTCTCGAAGTCACAGGAGAAAATTTTTTAAATTCCGGAAGAATACTGTCGATATCATCGCTACAAAGAAAAAGAACTGGATCTTCTAAATTGTTCCATATCCCGTCCAGCCATTCGCAATACCATTTTGTAGGAAATACTAAAGTAAAACCAGCCCTAATCTCTGTAATGTAATCACCTCGTCGTAGGTGAACCCCAACGATTGTTTTGCCTTTGGAACGAAGAATATTTAGACTATTCTCCAACGGAATTTTTAGTTCTTGAACGGGCTGGAAGAGCGAACGAAAGTATTCCTTATATGGCGCTAGTAAATGGGTTGGTAATTGGAAAAAACCCCAGATATCCACGTTAGCAAGACCCTGTTCTAGAGCTTCTGCACCCACATAGGAACTCTTCGCATCAGCAAGTTTTTCAAGATAAGGGATAAATTCTGGAATAATCTCAAACAAACTTTCTCCACCATCCCGGCGCTCAATTGCAGGAGGTAGCCGCTTGGAAATGGGTGCATCCTTATGTCCAAACAGAGTTTGGCCAATCCAAGGGGGAGACTCTATTCTTGCTCCATTTTTTTTTGCACAGATTCTCAAAAAAGCATACTGGAATAGCTGATTACCGAATCGCCCAAACTGTCCAATAGAGGACATTGTCAGAACTGGCTCCTTGGCACTTCTGGCATCATTTGTACCAGAGTCTTGAGTATCTTCAGCATCTTGTTTGAAAGTATCAAACACGCTAAATACCCTATCTGTTTCGCTCTTGATAGTATATTTAAATTTTTCCATTCGATTCCCTAAGGTATCACTAACTACTAGCTAGCGCGAAATTCTATAGTCTTCATAAAGGCTGAAAAATGTCTTTATTGCTTTGTTTGAGCCAAAACAGGCTTGCCCGTAGACACAACCTGTTCCACAATATCAGCGGCTCGACTCACCCCATTAGTTGCCTGAATCGCTTCTTGTAGTCTCAAGGCATTTTTTTTATAAGAATCTTCTGTCAACACCTTTTGTATGGCATCTCGCAATCTGGGAACGCTCAGACGGCTAAGAGAAACCATCTTACCAGCACCAATCCAAGTCAAACGTGCTGCTACACCTGGTTGGTCATTAGTAATGGGAATAGCTACCATTGGTATCCCATTGCTCAAAGATTCCAAGGTAGTATTCAAACCTGCATGTGTAATGGTAAGAGTAGCTTTTTGCAATAATTCTAGTTGGGGTGCATAGCTGACAACTAGAGGATTTCCCGGCAACTCTTGCAAAACCTCTGGACTAGCCGAACCACCCAAAGATATTACTAGTTGGGCATCTAAACCATAACAAGCTTCTGCAATAGATTGGAAAACTGGTAGTAGGCGATTTTGTACAGTCCCCATCGAAGCATAAATCAGCGGTTTCCCAGTCAATTTTTCAAAAGGGAAAGGTATTGACTCGCGACTAGCTGGATTATGATACGGCCCTGTGAAATGAAAACTTTTTGGTAAATTCTGTCTGGGGAATTCAAACTCAGCAGGCTGCTGACTGATTTGAGCTAGTTGTGAGTAATAATCATTGGGGTCAGAATACGGTGGTAGCTTCCACTCTCGACGATACTGATTTATCGTCTCGCGAATAGGTTGCCCAATCCGGTTTAACAATTCATAACCTGCTCGATAGCGTACTTTTGCCCACCAAGCACGACTATAGCTCCAAGAAGTGTTAAAAGGAGGAACACTAAAATCCCGATTAATCATCATGGCATTGCACACGCTAATGAAGGGAATGTCTAGGAACTCTGCAACAGTTCCTCCCTCTGGTGAAACCTGGTCTACTAGCAATGCTTGTACGCCAGCTTCTTTAATTACTGCTGGGGCTTCGTCCAGAAACATAGCCCCTGTTTTCTGTATGCAAGTGATTGTATATTTCACAGCGGCTAATCCGCTGAGTTTTCCCAATTCAGTGAATAATTGTGTCATCGTCCCTTTGGGAAACGCAGACTCACCAATTGCCCGAAACTCCAATCCTGCAGCCAGTGTCTTTGCTTGAGAGTCAAGTATCCCGAATAGAGTGACGCGATGGCCACGTCTTTGAAGTTCGTAACCCAGCGTAGTCATAGGGTTAAGGTGACCTGTTGCAGACGGACAAATTAGCCCAAAATGAGTCATGGTAAATTCACTTAGCTTCGTTTTAGAAACTAATGCAAAAATACCCACACAGTAAATCTCTCTAATGGGGGGTTGAAAAAATAACCGAAAAGTGAATTTACTGGAGTTTCAAAAACTTATCCAATGCAGTTACCAGGCTGGGAGGCCAGCGACGGATATTTGTTACCCAGTCGAGGTCTTTGTAACGTTTATCTAATCCATAGGCTGCTACCCAGTTACTTTCAGCTTCGCCTTGTTTTCCACTTACCCAGTATGCAGCGGTGAGGGCAGCACGCACATCGGCAAAGTTGGGATATTTGCGGACGATGTTCCGCATCTCGCGGATTGCTGGCTCAATTTGGCCTGTTTCATACAAAGCAACAGCATAATTTGCACGAGCAAAGGCAAAATTAGGGGCAATTTCAAAAGATTTTTTGTAGTCGGCGATCGCATCTTGCCACTTTCCTAATCCTGCTTTGGCATTGCCACGATTATTGTATGCCA contains these protein-coding regions:
- a CDS encoding alpha-1,2-fucosyltransferase, which encodes MEKFKYTIKSETDRVFSVFDTFKQDAEDTQDSGTNDARSAKEPVLTMSSIGQFGRFGNQLFQYAFLRICAKKNGARIESPPWIGQTLFGHKDAPISKRLPPAIERRDGGESLFEIIPEFIPYLEKLADAKSSYVGAEALEQGLANVDIWGFFQLPTHLLAPYKEYFRSLFQPVQELKIPLENSLNILRSKGKTIVGVHLRRGDYITEIRAGFTLVFPTKWYCEWLDGIWNNLEDPVLFLCSDDIDSILPEFKKFSPVTSRDLNVNLPAEMKELNIEFYIDFFMLSNCDIVCISNSIFSFAACMLNESGKIFIRPHWNFSTKFTAFDPWNSEPLLRLGGKESKFFKSWAEILYVSYVTQGIWIMLKCIFIYVPRSKIKGLLLRAYLGYQIQGILGIAKSFLHTLGWHSLWKTPGFILPNRPL
- a CDS encoding glycosyltransferase, whose protein sequence is MTHFGLICPSATGHLNPMTTLGYELQRRGHRVTLFGILDSQAKTLAAGLEFRAIGESAFPKGTMTQLFTELGKLSGLAAVKYTITCIQKTGAMFLDEAPAVIKEAGVQALLVDQVSPEGGTVAEFLDIPFISVCNAMMINRDFSVPPFNTSWSYSRAWWAKVRYRAGYELLNRIGQPIRETINQYRREWKLPPYSDPNDYYSQLAQISQQPAEFEFPRQNLPKSFHFTGPYHNPASRESIPFPFEKLTGKPLIYASMGTVQNRLLPVFQSIAEACYGLDAQLVISLGGSASPEVLQELPGNPLVVSYAPQLELLQKATLTITHAGLNTTLESLSNGIPMVAIPITNDQPGVAARLTWIGAGKMVSLSRLSVPRLRDAIQKVLTEDSYKKNALRLQEAIQATNGVSRAADIVEQVVSTGKPVLAQTKQ